The Methanobacterium sp. genomic interval TTTGCTTTTTCCATAATTGGAATTAAGGTGGGTATCATGCCTCCGGCACCTGTTTTCATCCCTATTTTCCCATTTTTTTCTCTGTAAAACTCTATAGGACCTCGATTAGATGCTATAATTAAATTTTTATTCTCAAGAAATTTATTTAAATCAGAATTTAAATTTTGAATTCTTGCATCCTCCCCAATAAACTTATTATAATGTTTTTTATTGTTATTAAATATGTAATGATAAATTTATAATTATTTCGTTGTATAGGCCAGATATCTTATTAAAATAGAAAAATAAGATGATAAATGGGATAAAATTTTATTGTAACTGATTAATGATGTGGCTCAGTAATGTTTCTTAATATCTTTAAACTGTTCCTGCATCCAAATATAAACGTTTCTTTCATTAACTATCTTTTTAAGGCCCTGAATCAGTCTTGATCTTTCTTCCTGGCTCATTGTAATGGCTCTATAAATGGCATCTGCTGTCTGTGAGATATCATAAGCATTCACGATAATGGAATAATCCTTAAGTTCTTCATAGGAACCTGCTCCGTTTGACATGATCAGAACGCCGTTATTTTCGTTTACTATAGGTCCTTCTTTTGCCACAATATTCATGCCATCTACAATTGGATTTACAAGAAGACAATCGTAATGTTTGAATGCGGCCGTTACGAGGCTGTAATCAGCCTTAAAAACATGTTCTATTGGTTTCCACCCGTCTTTGGAGTATCTTTCATTAATTGAATCAATTATGTTATAATTTTCATCTCTATAATCACAGTATTCCTTGATCTGCTGTCTTGTTGGCATTCCAGTGGATAAAAACTTGACTTTACCGTGGAATTCTGGATGTTTTTGTAAGAACAACTCGTAGGCCATAAATCCTCTGTTTATATTTTTACTCAGGTCCGCCCTATCTGTTCTGTATATCAGGAAACAATCTCCTTTGATCTGTTTAATTAACTCTTCTTTTTGGATTACTTCACTGCTTTTAGCATTTTCTATAAGTTTTTTACAATCAACGGATATAGGATAATTATTTACAGAAATAACACGACCATCGTGCCATATCTTGCTACTATCATAATCCACTTTTTCTACATATGGTTCGCAGGTGTAAAGGAAATTCATTGCATATTTTTTCAGATGGAATCCAAGAATGTCATTGGATAAAAGCCCTTTAACGATTGCTTCCTGCATATATTCAGGTAAAATACTGAAATATTCGGATTGTGGCCATGGAATATGTATAAAGTGGCTTAAAAAGATATCATCCATTTTCTCTCGAATATATCCAGGGCAGGTGTAAAGGTGGTAATCCTGTATCATGATAAGCGGCTTTCTTTCATCAGTTTCTGCTTCTTCAATTATTCTTTCTGCAAACATTTTATTTACATATACATAACTATCATGCCATGCTTTATGGGTATTATCATCAATTACTGGTACATAGGGCGTATTCCACATGTAATGCTGGACAAACCAGAGTAAGGGATTACTGATCACGCTGTAATAGGCTTCATATATTTCTGGATCCACAACTACAAAAGAAACGCAAAATTCAGGGTTTTCTTCAGGAATAGGCACCAGACATTTTTCATATCCTCCAGCTACTACTCTATCTCCTTCTGTCATGGCACTTGCAACCCATGTGCCGTTAAAAGTGGCCATAAATGGAAGAAGAGTGGATACTAGCCCTCCAGCACCTCTTTTAACTTCTCTTTTTCCATTTTTAATATAAAATTCGATAGGGCCCCGGTTTGATGCTACAATCAGATTTTTATCCTTTAAAAAATCCTCTATTTCCTTTTGTGTATTATTATATACGATTTAAATCCCCCCATAATTAATAATAATCATTAATTAATTATTATTATTGTAGCAACAGATTTAAATTTATTTTCATTTAGATAAATTAAAGGGAAAATTAAGGAATTCAATAATTTAAAATAGTTTATTTATTCATTTATACTATATTATTAACAGAGTAATTCTATTAATTTAACAAATTTAACTAAATGATACTGGTGAAAATATGAATAAAAAGAAGGTAATTATAGCTGATCAAATTAACGAAAAAGGAATAGATGAACTTAAAGAAGTTGCAGAAGTGGTTGTTGATACTGATATTACACAGGAGCAATTAATTGACACAATTAAAGACTTCGATGCCATAATTGTTCGAAGCAGAACCAAAGTAACCCGCGATGTAATAGAAGCTGCAGACAAGTTAAAAATAATAGCAAGAGCAGGTGTAGGCGTAGATAATGTAGATATGGAAGCAGCCACAGAAAAAGGTATAATGGTGGTTAATGCACCAGAATCAACTTCAATAACTGTTGCAGAGCATGCAATGGGGCTAATACTGGCTCTTGCAAGGAAGATTTCAATAGCAGATAAATCAGTAAAGGAAGGTAAATGGGAAAAAAGCAGATTTATGGGTATTGAACTTGCTGGTAAAACCCTGGGTATTATAGGTATGGGTAGAATCGGTAGCCAGGTAGCCAGTCGATGTAAAGCTTTTGGCATGGAGATACTGGTTAACGACCCATATATAACAGAAGAGGCCGCTTCCAAGCTGGGGGCAAGAATTGTAGACAAAGAAACACTCCTAAAAGATGCAGATGTCATTACAATTCACGTTCCTCTAACTCCAGAAACAAAACACTCCATATCTAAAAATGAATTTGATCTCATGAAAGAAAACGCCTTTATAATAAACTGTGCCAGAGGAGGTATCATTAAAGAAGATGACCTTTATGACGCACTTAAATCCTGTAAAATTGGAGGTGCAGGATTGGATGTATTTGAAAACGAACCTCCTGAAGGCAGCCCTCTTTTAGAACTGGATAATTTAGTTGCAACACCACATATAGGCGCATCAACTAAAGAAGCGCAGAGAGATGCTGCAATCATAGTTGCCAATGAAGTAAAAAAGGTATTCATGGAACAGGCCCCTAAAAATGTTTTAAACATGCCCGTTTTAGATCCAGAGACATTCCAGGCAATTAAACCTTATTTACTGCTTGCTGAAAAACTGGCCGACTTGCTTATCCAGGCTGCAAAAGGAAACATCACTGAAGTTGATATAACCTATTGTGGTGAATTAGCAGACTTCCCGAGAGTAGATGTACTGAACAGGACTGTATTAAAAGAAATGTTAAATTCAATCCTTACTGAACCTGTAAACATGATAAATGCACCTACAATTGCCAAAAAGAGAGGTATTGTCATAACAGAGAGCAAAAGAAGTGAAGCAGAAGGCTACAGAAGTATGATGAAGGTTAAAATTAAATCTGAAGAAGGAGAAATGAGCATTGAAGGTACAGCAGTAGAGGAACCAAGAATAGTTAGGATTGATAAATACTGGGTAAACGTAAAACCAGAAGGAACAATGATAATAACAAGATATCAGGATTTACCAGGGACTATTGGTACAATAGGCACAAAACTTGGAGAACACAACATAAATATAGCTAAAATGCAGGTAGGCAGGCAAAAACCGGGTGGCGAAGCCGTAATGGTACTAACAGTGGATAATAAAGTCCCTCCAAAGGTAATTGAAGAGATTAGAGCATTAGAGCACGTATATGACTCTGTATATGTTCAATTGTGAAATTCTTACTTAAATAGTGATAATAAACATCACTTTATTTCTTTATTTTTAGATATAAAAAACTTATTTTAAATTCAACCTTTATACTAAATAACTCTAAAATTAACCACATTTCCCCAGCTATCATAAGCCATAATGCTTTCTCTGGTGTATGGTTCGGCAATTATCATATGAAAAACGCCTTTTGAAGCAAAAAATTCTAAATCAGCGCTTGAGGGGCTTGCACTGTAGCCGGGATGACTGTGAACTGATCCTAAAGAATTAAGGGTTAGGGGCTGCATGAAAACTTGCATAACAGCTCCTTCATTGGACACATCCGATGGAAGAAATATCAATCCACTTATTCGCAGTGTTTCATCTTCCACTCTACCTTCAAGGAGTGCAACAAATTCATTTGGATAGGATTCCTTTGCAATATTAATAATTTCATCTATAACTTCTTCTTCAATGTGCACTTTCTCAAACTGGAGCTTATCGGTTCCTAGAATTTTGCCAAGGATGTTTTTAAGCTTCATTTTATCAAAAATATATGAATATTATTTTTCTTCATTGTAGTTCATTCTATACTTTTTGATTCAATTTCTTTTCCTAAAAAATAAGATATTTACATGAATTTATAAAAAAAATCTGCATTGAAAATTGGTAGATTATAATCTACATAAACCCTTTTTCGCATGGATTGTGTTTTTTTCTTTTCTAATGGATTATACCCTTCAATCATTACTTCTTTTTTATAAATTCCAATACCTCTTCTTTGCCATGCTGGAAGTTCAGCAAGATTTATTCGCCTTTTAAATAAAATATCGTGGAGCTCATTACTTTTTTTCTTTTTTAAAATTCCTGTGGCCTCTTTTTTAGAAAACTCTTCTCTAAGCGTCCAATAGGCGTATCCATTGATGCAGTTCCTCCATGCTTCATTCTGCCGTTCCTTAAAGTATTCAACAACACCAGCTTTTTGGAGGGGAATTATTCGTGAATCGAATGAAATTGGTTTTTTAATTGATTTTTCCGTGTTAAAAATGTTTTTTGTGAAACTACCCGATATAAAACTTGCAAAAACAGAGTCTAATTTCTCAATTCTTCCATTAAATGGAATTTCAGAAAGAAGAATGTTTATTTCGTCAGAGAATGTATAAATAAATGACGGATTAAACTCTTTGAAGAAATCTTTTGAGGTTTCAATGATTAAATCCTTGAAATGTTCATCATAGGGTTTTTCAAGTCCAAGATCTCCTGATAAATTGGAAAATTTCCTGCCATCTACCCTTACAAC includes:
- a CDS encoding tRNA(His) guanylyltransferase Thg1 family protein, which translates into the protein MKECEIFSSLKVPCGSKIVVRVDGRKFSNLSGDLGLEKPYDEHFKDLIIETSKDFFKEFNPSFIYTFSDEINILLSEIPFNGRIEKLDSVFASFISGSFTKNIFNTEKSIKKPISFDSRIIPLQKAGVVEYFKERQNEAWRNCINGYAYWTLREEFSKKEATGILKKKKSNELHDILFKRRINLAELPAWQRRGIGIYKKEVMIEGYNPLEKKKTQSMRKRVYVDYNLPIFNADFFYKFM
- the serA gene encoding phosphoglycerate dehydrogenase; the encoded protein is MNKKKVIIADQINEKGIDELKEVAEVVVDTDITQEQLIDTIKDFDAIIVRSRTKVTRDVIEAADKLKIIARAGVGVDNVDMEAATEKGIMVVNAPESTSITVAEHAMGLILALARKISIADKSVKEGKWEKSRFMGIELAGKTLGIIGMGRIGSQVASRCKAFGMEILVNDPYITEEAASKLGARIVDKETLLKDADVITIHVPLTPETKHSISKNEFDLMKENAFIINCARGGIIKEDDLYDALKSCKIGGAGLDVFENEPPEGSPLLELDNLVATPHIGASTKEAQRDAAIIVANEVKKVFMEQAPKNVLNMPVLDPETFQAIKPYLLLAEKLADLLIQAAKGNITEVDITYCGELADFPRVDVLNRTVLKEMLNSILTEPVNMINAPTIAKKRGIVITESKRSEAEGYRSMMKVKIKSEEGEMSIEGTAVEEPRIVRIDKYWVNVKPEGTMIITRYQDLPGTIGTIGTKLGEHNINIAKMQVGRQKPGGEAVMVLTVDNKVPPKVIEEIRALEHVYDSVYVQL
- a CDS encoding trehalose-6-phosphate synthase codes for the protein MEDFLKDKNLIVASNRGPIEFYIKNGKREVKRGAGGLVSTLLPFMATFNGTWVASAMTEGDRVVAGGYEKCLVPIPEENPEFCVSFVVVDPEIYEAYYSVISNPLLWFVQHYMWNTPYVPVIDDNTHKAWHDSYVYVNKMFAERIIEEAETDERKPLIMIQDYHLYTCPGYIREKMDDIFLSHFIHIPWPQSEYFSILPEYMQEAIVKGLLSNDILGFHLKKYAMNFLYTCEPYVEKVDYDSSKIWHDGRVISVNNYPISVDCKKLIENAKSSEVIQKEELIKQIKGDCFLIYRTDRADLSKNINRGFMAYELFLQKHPEFHGKVKFLSTGMPTRQQIKEYCDYRDENYNIIDSINERYSKDGWKPIEHVFKADYSLVTAAFKHYDCLLVNPIVDGMNIVAKEGPIVNENNGVLIMSNGAGSYEELKDYSIIVNAYDISQTADAIYRAITMSQEERSRLIQGLKKIVNERNVYIWMQEQFKDIKKHY
- a CDS encoding Mov34/MPN/PAD-1 family protein; protein product: MKLKNILGKILGTDKLQFEKVHIEEEVIDEIINIAKESYPNEFVALLEGRVEDETLRISGLIFLPSDVSNEGAVMQVFMQPLTLNSLGSVHSHPGYSASPSSADLEFFASKGVFHMIIAEPYTRESIMAYDSWGNVVNFRVI